One Solanum pennellii chromosome 10, SPENNV200 genomic region harbors:
- the LOC114074289 gene encoding putative disease resistance protein RGA4, with amino-acid sequence MENRIVEMCQGLPLAASVLGGLLRNKQKHERQTILDGNPLVAGEDDNEENSIRKILKLSYDYLPSPNLKRCFAYFAMFPKDFEFEKDQIIQLWMAEGSLHPCQEITVMEDIGNKFFQLLLRNTLPQDVKLDKHNNLTHFKMHDLVHDLAGDILKSKLFDPKDDSGENLSQVSKIKELSAKIEKLIHLRYLDLSNIKIAALPHSICELYNLQTFRVNDATYHGKIDLSSDATILMWVGEREEARTVYLQEKSNIYKLAYEWSHDEPEGCETIDEHVLDGLQPHLNLRTLLVEDYLRTRFPSWFSEESLPNLVKLTLSGCNRCKEIPSLGQLKFLRHLRMIRLLELEFIRPTFYCVEVNDNGSCSKIQELPSLKELVLQNMRGFIEWKGVELLPTTSGVEIFPKLENLSITNYQLLKSTPYLFEILSELEIVGVDSEMPLLNLCSNLTSLVKLSVYGVKKLTCFPDRMISFQHLSVKNCGEFHELPQSLYNLHSLKRLWIEHCPKFQFLSCSQWRESFDFPPKS; translated from the exons ATGGAGAACAGGATTGTGGAAATGTGTCAAGGTCTACCGTTGGCCGCAAGTGTGTTAGGAGGCCTCTTACGCAACAAGCAAAAACATGAAAGGCAGACAATTCTTGATGGAAACCCCCTTGTTGCAGGTGAAGATGATAACGAAGAAAATAGCATACGGAAAATCCTAAAACTCAGCTATGATTATCTACCATCTCCAAATCTGAAAAGATGTTTTGCTTACTTTGCAATGTTTCCCaaagattttgagtttgaaaaggaCCAAATAATCCAACTCTGGATGGCAGAAGGCTCTCTCCATCCATGTCAAGAGATCACCGTAATGGAAGACATTGGGAATAAGTTTTTTCAACTCTTGTTGCGAAATACCTTGCCGCAAGATGTTAAGTTAGATAAGCATAACAATTTAACACACTTTAAAATGCACGATCTTGTGCATGATTTGGCTGGGGATATCTTAAAATCTAAACTATTTGATCCAAAGGACGATAGTGGAGAAAATCTTTCTCAAGT GTCAAAAATCAAGGAGTTGTCAGCCAAAATCGAGAAGCTGATACACTTGAGATATCTTGATCTCTCGAACATTAAGATCGCAGCCTTGCCCCACTCCATTTGCGAGCTCTATAATTTGCAAACATTTAGAGTCAACG ATGCCACTTACCATGGGAAAATTGACTTGTCTTCAGACGCTACAATTTTGATGTGGGTTGGAGAAAG AGAAGAAGCTCGAACAGTATATTTACAAGAGAAATCGAATATTTACAAGCTGGCATATGAGTGGTCCCATGATGAACCAGAAGGTTGTGAAACCATTGATGAGCATGTGTTGGATGGTCTTCAACCGCATCTTAACTTGAGAACCTTACTGGTGGAGGACTATTTGCGTACTAGATTTCCTTCATGGTTCAGTGAAGAGTCACTACCAAATTTGGTCAAGTTGACATTAAGTGGTTGCAATAGGTGCAAAGAAATTCCGTCGCTTGGCCAACTGAAGTTCCTTCGGCATCTTAGGATGATAAGATTACTTGAATTGGAATTCATTAGACCTACATTTTATTGTGTTGAGGTCAATGATAATGGATCATGCAGCAAAATCCAAGAGTTACCGTCATTGAAAGAACTAGTATTGCAGAATATGCGTGGCTTTATTGAGTGGAAGGGAGTAGAATTGTTACCAACAACAAGTGGGGTAGAAATATTTCCTAAGCTTGAGAATTTGAGCATTACGAACTATCAATTGTTAAAAAGTACTCCGTATCTATTTGAAATCCTAAGTGAATTAGAGATTGTCGGAGTTGACAGTGAAATGCCATTATTGAACTTGTGTAGCAACTTGACATCTCTCGTAAAGCTTAGTGTCTATGGTGTGAAAAAGCTCACTTGTTTTCCAGATAGGATGATTTCTTTTCAACACCTATCAGTCAAAAATTGCGGAGAGTTTCATGAATTGCCACAGAGCTTGTACAATCTCCATTCTCTAAAGAGATTATGGATTGAACACTGCCCCAAATTTCAGTTCCTTTCCTGTTCCCAGTGGAGAGAATCATTTGACTTCCCTCCAAAGTCTTGA
- the LOC114074290 gene encoding putative disease resistance protein RGA4, translating into MGGLGKTTVAKRIFNDEHIKTHFEKRVWLSLPEMSETKSFLQLILESLTKRKVEVQNRDIIVKMLQEELAGRKYLLVLDDLWRVDSTLWVESTVAAAGPHKLEKLEKIIVSPFSNKKRLLMWKFQRK; encoded by the exons ATGGGGGGTTTAGGGAAAACAACTGTGGCTAAGAGAATTTTCAACGATGAACATATCAAGACACACTTTGAAAAGAGAGTTTGGTTGTCTCTGCCTGAAATGTCAGAAACGAAGAGCTTTCTTCAACTAATCCTCGAATCCTTGACAAAGAGGAAAGTTGAGGTCCAAAACAGAGACATAATAGTCAAGATGCTACAAGAAGAACTGGCAGGAAGAAAGTACTTGCTTGTCCTGGATGATTTATGGCGTGTTGACTCTACATTGTGG GTGGAGTCCACAGTAGCAGCAGCAGGTCCTCATAAGTtggaaaaattagagaagatcATTGTTAGTCCATTTTCAAACAAAAAGCGTTTGTTGATGTGGAAATTCCAGAGGAAATAG